A stretch of DNA from Cellulomonas fengjieae:
GCGGGGATGCGGTCGCGCCACTGCGGAGCGACCTGGTGCACGAACAGCATGTACGGGCTGGGCACAGGTCCGGCGGAGAACAACTCCTTGGCCTGGTCGAGCAGCACCATCGGCGCCACCGGGCGGAACTGCTCACGGCCCTTGACGTCGTTCAGCCGCTCGAGGTTCTCCGCGTGCCCCGGGTGCGCCAGCAGCGAGCGGTGCCCGAGGGCGCGGGGACCGAACTCGCTGCGGCCGTCGAACCAGGCCACGACCCCGTTGCCGGCCAGCACGTCGGCCACCTCGCCGGCCAGGCCGGCGGGAGTGCTGAACGGGACCGCCGCGGCGCGCAGCCAGTCCGCGAGCGCGTCGTCGGTCCAGCCGCGGCCCAACGAGGCGCCCGGCATCGGTTCCGGCGTGTCCCCGAGCTCCGCGGCGAGCTGCATCGCCGCGCCGAGCGACGTCCCGGCGTCGCCCGCGGCCGGCTGCACCCACACCTCGTCGAAGCCGCTCTCGCGCCAGATCCGGGAGTTGGCCACGCAGTTCAGGGCGATGCCCCCGGCCATGGTCAGCACGCGGTCACCCGTGCGGTGCTGCAGCCAGCGCGCCAGCTCGACCAGGACCTCCTCGAGCCGCGCCTGCACCGAGCACGCCAGGTCGGCGTGCTCGCCGCCCCACGTCCCGTCGTCGACCCGCGGGGCCGCCCAGCGGCTCCAGTCGGGGGGCTCGGCGACGAAGCCGCCGTCGCCGGTGGTGTAGATCAGGGACCGCAGGTCGTCCAGGAACGTCGGGCTCCCGTAGGAGGCCAGAGCCATGACCTTGTACTCGTCGCTCGAGCGCAGGAAGCCGAGGTGCTCGGTGAGGGACTCGTAGACCAGGCCCAACGAGCTCGGCAGCTCCTGGGTGGCCAGGATGTCCAGCCGCCCGCCCGTGTAGCGCCCGGCCAGGTGGGACGCACGCTCCCCGCGGCCGTCGAGGACCAGGACGCTGCTGTCCTCGAACGGGGAGGCGAGGGCCGCGGAGGCCGCGTGCGCGACGTGGTGCGGGACGTATCGCACGATCCCCGGGTTGATGCCCGGCAGCGCCGTGGCCAGGAAGCCGGGGACGCGCTCCGCGTAGGTGGTGCGCAGGTGGTCCCAGGGGTCGTCCAACCCGAGGTCCGCCGCGTCCTTGGCCAGGGCCGGGTCCCAGCCGTAGGCGACGGCGTCGAGGTTCTCGGGGCGCAGGCCGGCCTCCGCGAGGCACCAGCGCATCGCCAGCTCCGGCAGCTCCCAGGCCGAGAACGGCACGGGCCGCTTGCCGTGCTTGCGCCGGCTGAACCGTTCCTCCTCGGCTGCGGCGACCACCCGGCCGTCGACGACGAGCGCGGCGGAGGGGTCGTGGTAGATCGCGTTGATGCCCAGGACACGCATGGGTGGCACGCCTCTGCTCGGTGATCCAGAGTCGTGCGTGTTCTGCACACGACGCGCGATGCTCGGTTCGGCGGCTTCTGCCCGCCACTGTGGAGCACTTCTCCGAGAGCCGCACGTTGAACCGCTTCTCGCCCGTCGAACCGGAGGACGCCCATGACGATCACTTCCCGCCCGGACATCGAGGTGCACCGGCTCGCGCAGCACTACGTCGGGGGCCGGGCGGTGCCGGGGGAGGGCAGCAGGGTGTTGGAGAGGCGCAGCCCCGTCACCGGCGAGAGCACCCTGGTGCTCGTCCCGGCCACCCCGGGGGAGGTGGCGCGTGCCGTCGCGGCGGCCGACGAGGCGCGCGTCGCGTGGCGCAGGACGCCCGCAGCGACCCGGGCGACCGCGCTGCGTGCCGCGGCCGCGGCGGTCCGCGCACAGGCCGACGAGCTGGGCGCCGCGCTGTGCCGGAGCACCGGACGGCTGCTGTCCCAGTCCGTGGAGTCGGCGCGCGTCGCCGCCGACCTTCTCGACGAGGCCGCGGCCGCGGGCACAGGTGCTGCCGGGCGCGTGCTCGGAGGCCCGCTGTCGGTCCTCGACGTCGTGCGCCGTGAGCCGCACGGCGTGGTCGGCGTCATCACCCCCTGGAATGACCCGTTCCCCGCGGCGGCGGGCCTGATCGGCGCCGCTCTGGTGACCGGCAACACGGTCGTGCACAAGCCGTCGGAGCGCAGCGCCGCCCCCGGCTGGCACCTGGCGCGGCTGATCGCGGAGCAGCTCCCCGCCGGGGTCCTCGACGTGGTCAACGGCGACGGGGCGACCGGTGAGGCGCTCGTCGCCGACCAGCGCGTCGCCCTGGTCGCCCAGGTCGGCAGCACGGCCACTGGTCGGCGCATCGCCGCCGTCGCGGGTGCTCGCGGTGCGCGGGTGCTGCGGGAGAACGGCGGCAAGGACCCGCTGCTCGTCGACGACGGCGTCGATCCGACGTGGGCGGCCCAGCAGATCGCGACCGGCGCCTTCACCAACACCGGCCAGCTGTGCACCTCCGTCGAGCGCGTCTACCTGCACGAGCGGGTGGCCGACGCCGTCCTGACGGAGCTCGTCGACCTCTGCGCGCGGCTGCGGGTCGGTGACCCCGCGGACAGCTCCACGGACCTGGGTCCGCTCGTGGACGACGAGCAGCTCGCGGTCGTCGAGCGGCACGTCGACGACGCCGTGCGGTCGGGTGCCCGAGTCCTGGCGGGCGGTGCCCGGCTCGAGGGCCCGGGGGCCTTCTACCCGCCGACGGTGCTCGACGGGTGCACGGCCACGATGGAGGTCATGACGGAGGAGACCTTCGGACCGGTCGCCGCGGTGACGCGGGTGCCCGACTTCGCGGCCGGACTGCAGCTCGCGGCGTCCGGGCGCTACGGGCTCGCCGCCACGGTGCTGACGCCGCACCTCGACCACGCGCTGCGCGCCGCCGACGAGCTCGACGTCGGCACCGTGAAGGTCAACGCGGTGTTCGGCGGCGCGCCGGGCGGGTCCGCCGACCCCCGACGCGACAGCGGCGCGGGTGCCGGGTACGGGCCGGACCTCCTCGACGCCATGACGGTGCTCAAGGCCGTGCACATCGAGGCCCTGCCGCCTTCCGGGAGCTGAGCAGTTCACCCGGCGCGCGCCACGACCAGGCCGTGCCTACCCTGATGCCGTGACGCGCCCCTCCCGGAGCGGGCTGCGTCGGTGGTGCCGCGTGCACCACCCGGGTCCTGGAGACGTCGGGGCCGTCGAGGGACGAGGAGCCGTGCTCCTCAGCGACGGCCGGCCGGGCTGCCGCCGCTCGGAGGCCCCATGTCCAGCGCCGCGCCCCTGACCCGCGCACGCCGCCGCACGCCCGTGATCGTCCTCATGGCCCTGCTCCTCGTGATCCCGGGGACGTGGTTCGCGCTGGGCGGGGCTGCCTCCGCGGCCGTCGTCGCCGACGCGAGCCCGACCGGTGGGTCGGGCAGCACGTCCGGCCCGGCTTCCGAGGTGCCCACCCCGGACCATGCGACCGACTACGACGACGGGGTCGGCGGCCCCCACCAGGACACACCCGAGGAGATGACCGGCCGGGCCGTGTCCGGCGGCACGGTCGCCTTCATCGTCGCGGTCGTCGTGGTCGCGGCGGCGATTATCGTGGCCCTCGTCGTGCGCGGTCGCCGCCGGCGAGCGGCGGGGGAGGGCGACCTGCAGGGCGGGGGTGGCGACCCGCGGTGAACCGCGGTCAGCCGCGCCCCGCGCGCCCGCGCCCGCCATGCCGCCGGCCCGGTCGGCCCCGACCCAGCGCCCGGACGCTCTGAGACCTGCACAGGGCGACGAACGCGCGGGTCCAGCGGACGACTCTCGCCATGTGCTTCCTTCGGGCTCGGGGGCTCTCCTGGGGAGGACGGTTCACACCGGCCCCGACGGGCGGCCCGCGCGGCCCCCAGCGTATGCGGCCGCCTCCTCGACCAGGCAGGTCGACGGTTCGCGGAGCCGCGTGGCGCCCTGACGCCCCGCTCAGTCGCGCGGCGGACCGCCGGCGTCCCGTCCTCCGCCGAGGCCCCCGAGCACCGCCGCGGCGGCGTGCGGCAGGTCGACGTTGCGGTTGCCGGCCGCGCTGCGCAGGATCGTGAGCCCCTCGTCCGCTGTGCAGCCCTGGTTCTGCATCATGGCGCCGATGGCCTGGTCGATGGCCGCCTGGGCCGCCAGCGCGGTCTGGAACGCCTCGAGCTTGGCCTGGAGGTCCGTGACGTTCAGCACCAGGCCCATCACGAGGCCGATCTGCTGCGCGTACATGTCGGCACGCACGATCGTGTCCCGGGTCCACGGGGCGACCCGCTCCGAGTACACGTTGAAGGCGATCTCGGCATCCGGTCCTGCGGAGGAGGGGAACGCGGCTGCCGACCGGAATCCCACGGTCAGCGCCGCCTGGGTCCAGTCGTGCCAGCGGTCCTCCAGGGCGAGGTCGGGCACGAGCACCGCGTGCATCTCGTCCATCGCCTCGATACAGCCGCCGGAGTGCTCCTGGTTCTCCACGTCGTCGCAGTGCCCCGCCCGGTGGCTGCTGCTGGCCGCGCGCCGAGCGTGGCCGGTCCGGCGCAGCGTGATGCTGCACTCGCTGTCCGTCCCGAGGTGCGCGGCCGCGCGGAGCGCGAAGTCACCCAGGCACCACTGCGCCAGTGCGGCCTCGGCCTCGACCCGTCCGCTGAGGTCCCTGTAGTCGCTCATCGGGTCCTCGCCTGGTCGCCGGCCCGGGTCGAGCGCTGATGGACCTGCGGACGGCGACCCGGGGGACCGGCGCTCCTTCACCATCGCACACCTCGGCGGGGATGACGCCGGTCTCCGGTGCCCGGTCCGATCGTCGCCGGTCCGCTTCCTCGATGGTGCGCCGAGCCGCGTGGCTCACGGTCGATGGGCTCTCGAGCGCACCGTGCACGGGGTGGTCGTGGGCCGCGTCCACGTCGAGCCCCGAGCGACTCCGTCCGCCCGGTGGACGTCCCCTTCTGTCGCGGGACGCCCGGCATCGGCCTAGTGTGAACTAGCTCACCCAAGCCGACCCGGTCTCCGGTCGGCCGGGCGGATCCCCGTAGGTTCAGCTCAGCAGCCTGTGTCCCGGCGCCCCGTCCTCGTGGTGAGCAGTGGAGGCTCTTGTGACTACCGCAGCGACGATGACGGTGGGCCAGTTCACCTATTCCACCGGGGTACCTCGATGGTCGTGGTCGGACGGGATGTTCGCGCTGCACGGGATGGCGCCCGGGGACGTGGTGCCCACGCGCGCGCTGTTCCTCAGCCACGTACATCCCGAGGACCGCAGCCGGGTCGACAACCTCCTGGACGTGGACCTCACGGGCGGACAGCCGGCCGCCTCGGAGTACCGGCTCGTCGACCTCCGCGGAGAGACGCGCACCGTCCTCATCGCCATGAGCGCGGGCAGCCCGGCCGACCCACCGGACAGCGTCCGAGGGCTGGTCGTCGACGACTCCGACCGGCACCGCCGGGCGGTCGCCGACGGCGTGAACGCCGAGCTGCACCGCGCGCTGGAGTCGCACGCCGTCATCGACCAGGCCAAGGGTGCGCTGATGGCCGTCTACGGCGTGGACGGCGACGCCGCGTTCCAGCTTCTGCGCTGGGCCTCGCAGCAGCGCAACATCCGCCTGCGGGTGCTCGCCGAGAGGCTGATGGCGGCGGTCCAGTCAGCGGGCGGTCTCGGTCCGCAGGTCCGGGCCCTGGTGGACGAGACGTTGGTCGCGCTCCTCGACGACGCCGCCGTCCCGCAGCAGCAGGCCCGTCCCGCGCCGTTGCGATTCTCGTTCGACCACCGCGCACCGGTGCCGACGCTCCGGCTGGTCGGTTGTGTCGACGTGATGTCGATGGGCGACGTCTCCAGCGCCCTGAACCGGCTCATCGCCGCGGGGCGGGATCGGGACAGCGTCGCGGTCGACCTGCGGGGTGTCGACCGCGTCGGTGCGGTCGCCCGGTTCGTCCTGACGGCCGCCCGGCGACGCAGCGAGGGCCTCGGCACGACGATGCGGATCGTCGTCGACGCGCAGCCCGCCTCCGTCGGCGCGCGGGCCGGGTCCTCCCCGGAGAGCCACGCTGCCCACGCCCGGTGAGCGCCGGCGGGCACCAGCAGAGGACGGTGATGACCACTGGGCCGGCCTGGGGCGATGGGGCGGGCCCGCGTGGAAGGCGCGCCTGCCGAGAGACCATTCCACGACGTACGTCGGAGGTGGCAGGTGGGCGCGAGGAGCACGGGCAACGCCGTGGCTGCCACGGGAACGTGGACGGACCCGGACGGCGTCCGTCGGCCCGCGGGCGAGGTCCATGCCTGGCGCAGCGGTACCAACCAGACGGTGTGCGGGCTCAGCCTGCACCGCAGCAGGCTGACGCGGTTCCCGCACGTGGCGTGGGCCGACGTGCAGCCCGCGACGGGTGCCCACGCCGACCAGGTCGCTGTGGTCTGCCCGCGCTGTGCCGCGGCGATGGGCAGGCGCCGCGACGAGCGTCGCTGGTCCCGGACCCACCCCCGCCCCTGACGATCGCGACCCCTGGAGCGACATGACGACGACGAGCCACGACGGACCAGCGGACCCGAAGCCCCCGAGCATCGCGCCGGGGCTGATCCTCGGCCTCGGCCTCGGGGGATTCATCGACGGCATCGTGATCCACCAGCTGCTCCAGTGGCACCACATGGTCAGTCACACGCCGGACCACCCGATGACGACGCTGGAAGGGCTGGAGGCGAACACCTTTGCGGACGGGCTGTTCCACAGCCTCACGTGGGTCTTCGTGGTGCTGGGCATGCTGCTGACGCTGGTCGCCTGGCGCCGGGGACGGCTGGCGCCCACGTGGCGGTTCCAGATCGGGCTGCTGGTGGCCGGGTGGGGGATCTTCAACCTGGTCGAGGGGATCATCGACCACCACATCCTCGAGCTGCACCACGTCCGCGACGACCTCGGCGGGCCGCTCGTGTGGGATCTCGGGTTCCTGGCGTTCGGCGCGGCGCTGCTCGTCGGCGGATGGGCGCTGCACGTGTCCGGACGCCGGGCGCTGGCCCGCCGGTCCGTCCTGGCGTGAGACGGGTACCGCGCTCGCGGTGCCGGGTCGCCCGCCGGGAGCGTGAGGGCGCGCTCGCGTGAGCCCCGACCGGGCCTCGCGCGCTTGAGCCACCAGTGGCGGGACCCGGTAGACGGTGCAACGCTTGTTGGCGGCAAAGCCCAGGAAGCGGGCACGCCGCCCCCCCCAAACGAACGGACTGACTCTTGAGCGCCTCGACTGGAAACGCTTCCACCACTTCGTCCCGCGACACCCGCCGCGCGAAGAGCACCGGCCTCTTGGTGGCCGCTGCCGGGATCGTCGTCTTCAACATCTCGCCGCTGCTGAACTGGGTGAACCCCGACGAGGGTGCAGACCCCCGCACCGGCTACGAGACCGACTCGCTCGTCCCGTTCATCGCCTACCTGGGCATCGGCCTGCTCGTGGCGTTGTTCTATGCCCGCAAGCGGGCGCGCCGCGGACAGCACCGCGGCCTGACCCTCGTGTCGATGGCCGTCGGTATCGCTGCAGCCATCCAGTGCCTGGCCTTCGGCCTGAACCCGATGGGTGGACTCGAGCGCGGCGACAACCTCGCCGCCGACCTGGGGGTGTGGGTCGGCTTCATCGGCGCCGCCCTGTGGGCCATCGGGTCCTTCCTCCTTGCCAAGGAGATCGAAGGCGACGACGACGAGCGCGACGAGGCACACCGCACGCGCTGACCCGAGGGCAGCACCGTGAGGGGGAGACGGCACCGCCGTCTCCCCCTCACGCGTCTCAGGTGCGTGCCGACGCGGATCGATCCGTGCGCTGACAACCGGCCTCGCCCTGCTACAGGTGCACTGTCTCGTCGGGTTGGCGCAGTCGGCACGGCCTCACCGCCTTCGCCAGGGCGGATCGCTCAGAGGAGTCCCGCGGGTCGGTCGTCCCGGAGAACCTAGGCACCGCTGTAGTTCTCCGTCCGGTCGACAAGACCGTGCTCGTCGTGGATGTGGTGCTCGACGTGCCGGGCCTGTGCCTCGGCCCGCCCCGCGGCCACGGCCTCCTCACGCGTCGCGTACCGCTCTCCGACCTGCCGAGCGGCGATCTCGTTGAGCCACCAGCCCTCCCCGGGGACGGTGTGCACCGGGTGGTCTGACATCGCACTCCTCCTTTCATGCCGTCGGGCACCGAGCACCGGTCCGCCCGCGGGGTCGGTCGGCGCGACCTCGTCGCGCGCGGTGAGCCGACGTGACCCCGAAGCCGAACGTCGGCCCCGAGCCGGGCCCACTCGATCAGGACGCCGCGCTCGTGTCGGCGGCGACCTCGGTGGTCATCACGCAGTTGCCCTTCCCCTTGGGCCGCTGATAGGTGAAGCCGAGCTCCTCGTACATGGTCCGGGTCGCGTTGTAGAGGAAGGACGCCGAGGTCTTCTTGCCCACCGGCAGGTCGTGCGGGTACGACTCGACCAGGCCACCTCCCGCCGCCGCGATGAGCGCGAGCGCACCGCGGACAGCGACGGACGCCATGCCCGAGCGTCGGTGGTCGCGGTCCACGAACAGGCACGTGATCCGGAAGTCGGGCCGGCGCTCGAGCCCTCGTTCCCACTCCTTGCGGTGGTGGATGTTCTGCAGCTCGTCGACCGTCCCGAACTGGGCCCACGCCACCGCGACGTCGCCGTCGAACACCAACGCCGCGTGCGTGCGGCCCGCCTCGACCAACCGCCGCTTGAACTCGCGGTGGTCGAGTCCGCGGAACTCCTCGTCGAGTTCGGGGTAGAGGTGGAAGTAGGTGCACCAGCAGCCGCCCCACACGCCGTTGTGGCGTTCCGCCAGGTCGGCGAAGGCGTCCCAGGTCAGCGGGCTGAGCGGCTGGATCCGAAAACCGTCGACGACAACGTCCCGAGCGTCCATCTGCCGACGGTAGCCGCGGCGCTGTGACGCGACAATGCTTCGGCCTGTGCCGCGATGTCCAGCTCCATCCGGCGCAGTTCGATCGTCTGCGCCATCGAGCGGAACAGCATGTTCGACCCACCGATGGGGCGACGACACCGAGGGTCTGGGTGATCCCGTCGTGCCAGGCCCACCAGGCCGCCAGCTCGTCGGTGAGATCGAGGCCCGGGAGAGCAGTGGCGAACGTGCCGACCGGGTCGGGGTGGGGTGGGGTGGGCTGATCGGCCAAGGTGAGCCAGCCGCGCGGACTCGTAGCCCCGCACGAGCGATCCGAGCACATCGGCGGAGCTTGCTCCGGCTGCGGTCGCTCATGGCCCGTGGTCCTTCGGGCCGTCGTCCCATGGCGCAGTTGGGGTGGTGCCGCCCGTCTGCCACGGCGTGAAGCCGAGGCGCTGTTCGATGACGTCGCTCGCGATGCGGTCCAAGCTCGTGCTCTCGGCGAACGCATGGGCGCGGAGGATGACCAGGGCGTCCTCGGGCGTGAAGCCGCCGTGCGCGACGATCATGCCCGTGGCCTGGTGGACCCGGGCGCGGTTCGACCATCCCGCGAACGGCGTGGCGCCGTGCGCGCTCGGGTCGTCCAGGAGCGCGGCGCCGACGGAGTCGGCGAGGAACTGGGCGTCCTCCAGGCTGTAGGACAGCTCGCCGGTCCCGCGGTACACGGTGATGACTCCGAGCGTCGCCTCGCCCGGTTGCATCGGGATCGCCCACACCGTCAGCGGCCCTGTGAGGCTGCTCGCCAACCCGGAGAACACGGGGAACAACCGCCCGCCGAGCCCATCGACCTTGGTCACCACCGCCTGACCGCTGCGGTACGCGTCCTGGCCGGGCCCCTCGCCGAGGACGTCTTGCAGGTCCTCGATCTGCGCCGACACCCCGTCGGACGTGCTGAGGGTCAGTCGCTGGCTCGTCGTCGACGACAGTGTGATGGCGCCGCCATCCGCCCCGAGGACCTCGACATACGCACGACACAGCCGCACGGGGAGCGGCTCCTCGGCCGGCGCGGACGCGATCACTCGTGCCAGCTGTGCGAGCGCCATGATCCGGTCACTCACGGAGCCACCCCCGCCGCAAGTCGCCACCTGGCCACACGGCGACGTCTCCACCTGCGGATTGGCCGGACACATCGGTCCCGACCCGTCTTGCGACACTAACCCGATCCGATCTGCTGAGCCCGTCCAGCGGCCAACCGCTCCGCGGCTTCGTTGTTCTGGGCACGGTGCTGGGCACGCAACGAGCTCACCGAGGCGCTGTCCGCGCTGCAGCTGGCACGGCAGGGCGCGTTCTCCACCAGCACGCTTACCGATGCCCCCCGGGCCACCGGGCCGGTTCCCTTCCTCGCCCGTACGTTGGGCAGGTGTTCCCTGTCGATGGCCCAGCCGCGATCTTCCTGGCGGTTGGCGTGGCGACCCTGGCCGCGGCCGTGCTGCCCCGGCTACTGGTCCGGGCGCCGATCTCTATGCCGGCTGTGTTCCTCGCCATGGGAGCGCT
This window harbors:
- a CDS encoding carbamoyltransferase family protein, translated to MRVLGINAIYHDPSAALVVDGRVVAAAEEERFSRRKHGKRPVPFSAWELPELAMRWCLAEAGLRPENLDAVAYGWDPALAKDAADLGLDDPWDHLRTTYAERVPGFLATALPGINPGIVRYVPHHVAHAASAALASPFEDSSVLVLDGRGERASHLAGRYTGGRLDILATQELPSSLGLVYESLTEHLGFLRSSDEYKVMALASYGSPTFLDDLRSLIYTTGDGGFVAEPPDWSRWAAPRVDDGTWGGEHADLACSVQARLEEVLVELARWLQHRTGDRVLTMAGGIALNCVANSRIWRESGFDEVWVQPAAGDAGTSLGAAMQLAAELGDTPEPMPGASLGRGWTDDALADWLRAAAVPFSTPAGLAGEVADVLAGNGVVAWFDGRSEFGPRALGHRSLLAHPGHAENLERLNDVKGREQFRPVAPMVLLDQAKELFSAGPVPSPYMLFVHQVAPQWRDRIPAAVHVDGTARIQTVDPRTQPRLGAAIEAFRDRTGLPVVINTSLNTAGRPMVDDPRDALELFGSAPVDLLVLGPHLVRRGELFRTATR
- a CDS encoding aldehyde dehydrogenase family protein, with protein sequence MTITSRPDIEVHRLAQHYVGGRAVPGEGSRVLERRSPVTGESTLVLVPATPGEVARAVAAADEARVAWRRTPAATRATALRAAAAAVRAQADELGAALCRSTGRLLSQSVESARVAADLLDEAAAAGTGAAGRVLGGPLSVLDVVRREPHGVVGVITPWNDPFPAAAGLIGAALVTGNTVVHKPSERSAAPGWHLARLIAEQLPAGVLDVVNGDGATGEALVADQRVALVAQVGSTATGRRIAAVAGARGARVLRENGGKDPLLVDDGVDPTWAAQQIATGAFTNTGQLCTSVERVYLHERVADAVLTELVDLCARLRVGDPADSSTDLGPLVDDEQLAVVERHVDDAVRSGARVLAGGARLEGPGAFYPPTVLDGCTATMEVMTEETFGPVAAVTRVPDFAAGLQLAASGRYGLAATVLTPHLDHALRAADELDVGTVKVNAVFGGAPGGSADPRRDSGAGAGYGPDLLDAMTVLKAVHIEALPPSGS
- a CDS encoding GAF domain-containing protein, translated to MSDYRDLSGRVEAEAALAQWCLGDFALRAAAHLGTDSECSITLRRTGHARRAASSSHRAGHCDDVENQEHSGGCIEAMDEMHAVLVPDLALEDRWHDWTQAALTVGFRSAAAFPSSAGPDAEIAFNVYSERVAPWTRDTIVRADMYAQQIGLVMGLVLNVTDLQAKLEAFQTALAAQAAIDQAIGAMMQNQGCTADEGLTILRSAAGNRNVDLPHAAAAVLGGLGGGRDAGGPPRD
- a CDS encoding PAS and ANTAR domain-containing protein encodes the protein MTTAATMTVGQFTYSTGVPRWSWSDGMFALHGMAPGDVVPTRALFLSHVHPEDRSRVDNLLDVDLTGGQPAASEYRLVDLRGETRTVLIAMSAGSPADPPDSVRGLVVDDSDRHRRAVADGVNAELHRALESHAVIDQAKGALMAVYGVDGDAAFQLLRWASQQRNIRLRVLAERLMAAVQSAGGLGPQVRALVDETLVALLDDAAVPQQQARPAPLRFSFDHRAPVPTLRLVGCVDVMSMGDVSSALNRLIAAGRDRDSVAVDLRGVDRVGAVARFVLTAARRRSEGLGTTMRIVVDAQPASVGARAGSSPESHAAHAR
- a CDS encoding DUF2243 domain-containing protein, which produces MTTTSHDGPADPKPPSIAPGLILGLGLGGFIDGIVIHQLLQWHHMVSHTPDHPMTTLEGLEANTFADGLFHSLTWVFVVLGMLLTLVAWRRGRLAPTWRFQIGLLVAGWGIFNLVEGIIDHHILELHHVRDDLGGPLVWDLGFLAFGAALLVGGWALHVSGRRALARRSVLA
- a CDS encoding DUF2188 domain-containing protein codes for the protein MSDHPVHTVPGEGWWLNEIAARQVGERYATREEAVAAGRAEAQARHVEHHIHDEHGLVDRTENYSGA
- a CDS encoding GNAT family N-acetyltransferase, with product MDARDVVVDGFRIQPLSPLTWDAFADLAERHNGVWGGCWCTYFHLYPELDEEFRGLDHREFKRRLVEAGRTHAALVFDGDVAVAWAQFGTVDELQNIHHRKEWERGLERRPDFRITCLFVDRDHRRSGMASVAVRGALALIAAAGGGLVESYPHDLPVGKKTSASFLYNATRTMYEELGFTYQRPKGKGNCVMTTEVAADTSAAS
- a CDS encoding GAF and ANTAR domain-containing protein; translation: METSPCGQVATCGGGGSVSDRIMALAQLARVIASAPAEEPLPVRLCRAYVEVLGADGGAITLSSTTSQRLTLSTSDGVSAQIEDLQDVLGEGPGQDAYRSGQAVVTKVDGLGGRLFPVFSGLASSLTGPLTVWAIPMQPGEATLGVITVYRGTGELSYSLEDAQFLADSVGAALLDDPSAHGATPFAGWSNRARVHQATGMIVAHGGFTPEDALVILRAHAFAESTSLDRIASDVIEQRLGFTPWQTGGTTPTAPWDDGPKDHGP